One genomic window of Streptomyces sp. NBC_01276 includes the following:
- a CDS encoding endonuclease/exonuclease/phosphatase family protein, whose product MLPKSVTEPDGSAVIRALSYNIRSLRDDEEALARVIRACAPDLVFVQEAPRFFRWRKHAARLAAKTDLVVLGGGATAAGPLLMCSLRAFVERTEDVLLPLTPGLHRRGFATAVVRFGAARVGVVSAHLSLDRAERSAQAGMLAERAAALGAPHAIVAADVNEAPGGPAFGRLTESLRDCWTVAPWGGGDTFPAAAPDRRIDAVFASAGVEVLACGVPAGLAGVTPLDLHTATDHLPVLAALRLPATP is encoded by the coding sequence ATGTTGCCGAAGTCTGTTACGGAGCCCGACGGTTCTGCCGTGATCCGGGCACTCAGCTACAACATCCGCTCCCTGCGCGACGACGAGGAGGCGCTGGCCCGGGTCATCCGGGCCTGCGCACCCGACCTGGTCTTCGTCCAGGAAGCCCCGCGGTTCTTCCGGTGGCGCAAGCACGCCGCCCGGCTGGCCGCCAAGACCGACCTCGTGGTGCTGGGCGGCGGAGCGACGGCCGCCGGTCCGCTGCTGATGTGCTCGCTACGGGCCTTCGTGGAGCGGACCGAGGACGTCCTGCTGCCCCTGACTCCCGGACTGCACCGGCGGGGCTTCGCGACCGCCGTGGTCCGCTTCGGGGCGGCGAGGGTCGGGGTCGTCAGCGCGCACCTGTCCCTGGACCGTGCGGAACGGTCCGCGCAGGCGGGGATGCTGGCCGAACGGGCCGCCGCGCTGGGGGCACCGCACGCGATCGTGGCCGCCGACGTGAACGAGGCCCCCGGGGGGCCGGCCTTCGGGCGGCTGACCGAGAGCCTGCGGGACTGCTGGACGGTGGCCCCGTGGGGCGGCGGCGACACCTTCCCGGCGGCGGCGCCGGACCGCCGCATCGACGCCGTCTTCGCCTCGGCGGGGGTGGAGGTGCTGGCGTGCGGCGTCCCCGCGGGGCTGGCCGGGGTGACACCCCTCGACCTCCACACGGCCACGGACCACCTCCCGGTCCTGGCCGCCCTGCGCCTCCCGGCCACCCCGTAG